The nucleotide sequence TAAGTTTCAACCAATTGGTGATTTGTGAAGTCACGTTGGCATTAAAGTTAAAGCGTTTATAATCCATATCGGCGTAGCGCAATATACCCTCTTCAGTATAGGCTCCTCCAGACACATAGTATTGTGCAAGTTTTCCACCTCCACTTAAACTCAGGTTATGATTCTGTTTAAAAGCGGCATCCTTGTAATGCAATTTAAAATAATCCACATTTCCCACCCCTTTTGCTGTGTTTTCAAAAGCGGCTATCAAGTTATTCTGTCCTTTCAAATCAGCCCAGGCATCAATTCCAGAAGGATTTTGTCCATATTGTTGTAATAAACCCAGCTTCTCGTCACTGTATTGCTTTGCTACGCCTGCATTGGCGCATGCAGCATTAAAATAAGTAGCAAAATCATAGGAATTGGCCATATCAGGCAAAACCGTCGGGGAACTCCAACCTACAGTACCCTGATAACTTACCCGCATTTTTCCCTCTTCGCCTTTTTTTGTAGTCACCAATATAACACCGTAGGCGGCACGAGCTCCGTAAATAGCAGACGCTGCAGCGTCCTTTAGAACGGATATGCTTTCAATGTCGTTCGGGTTTACATCTGAAAGGTTCATCTCCACACCGTCCACTAATACGTAAGGATTTGCAGTATTGGATAGATTTCCTTGTCCACGTAACGTAAGCGAACTTTCGGCTCCTGGTCTGCCTGAACTGCTACTGGTAACCGTTAGTCCGGGAACCAGTCCCTGCAGACTCTGGGTGGCATTTGCAACTGGTCGCAAACTTAGTTCGTCTCCTTTAACAGAAGATACGGAGCCGGTAAGATTAACTTTCTTCTGAACACCATATCCGACCACAACGACTTCTTCGAGCGCTTGGCTATCTTCAATCAATTCTATCCGAAGATGTTCGGTATTTTTAATGGCAACCTGCTTCGGTTGATATCCGATGTAACTGATTGTTAATGAAGAATTTTGAGGAACCTCCAATGTGAAATTACCATCCATGTCAGTAATGGTTCCAACACCAACGCTATTGGTAACCTGTACGTTCGCACCAATAACCGGCAATCCGGATTTGTCCAAAACCGTTCCTGAAATTTTAAGTGTTTGTTGTTGTTGCAAAGGCGTCTCACTGCTTTTTAAGTTGTGGTTCTTACTTGATAGAATAATATGAGATCTATCAATCTTAAAGGAGATGTTACGGTCCTTTAAAAGTTCATTCAATACGTCGGCAACCTTTTTTTTGTTGGCATTGATGGATACCGATTGATTTGCGTTTACCTCATTGCTATAAATAAACAGGTACTCTGTTTGTTGTTCAATCTCAGTCAGAATTTTATTGAGCTGAGTATTGTTCATATGAATGCTTACCCTCGCATCCTGGGAATAGGTAGATTTAGCATGTGAACAAAAAACACAAACCAAGAGTAGGAAAGTAGTTATTCGCATAGTTCTAAATATTTGTTTAAATCCAGTGTTTTTTTGATAAAGTCTGCTTGAAAAATATTCGTTCTTCATACATTTGTATTGATTTATAATTTAATACAGTTTAAAATAAAATTGTGTTGAGTTCATGCCGGTAAGTGTTGGCGCACTTATCGGCATTTTTAAGGTTAACATGTCATTTTCTCATAGGCAATAGCATTAAAGAAGATTAATATTCTCGTTTAGTTTATACTAATTATTTGTGTTTCATTGTTCTTTTGATAGCTGAAACTAATATCATTTTGCAGTACATGTAACGCGTAATCGACACCGTCTGTTTGTCTGAAAGATCCTGTATAAGAGTATTTCAACAAATTTTGATTGTTGATTATTATTTTGAAGCCATAATATTTCTCAAGATCTTTCATGATAGTAAGAAATGATTCATCTTTAAAGCTAATAAGCCCTTCTTTCCAACGATACGGTTTATAATTAACCACTTTTGAAACTTCCAGTCGTCCGTTTTTTAATGATGCTTTGTGTTCCGGCTTAAGTGTTACATGGTGCGATGGAAATGCCTGGGAAGTGAGCTTTACGCTTCCCTGCATCAAGGTTGTTTCAAATTTCTCTTCATCTGGATAGGCCTCCACATCAAACTTGGTACCTAACACTTCGATGTCATACTTATCCGTTTTGACGATAAATGGCCTTCGTTCGTCTTTCACAACATCGAAATATCCTTCACCCTCCAGTTCAATAGTCCGGTTATGGGTACTAAACTTTTCAGGGTAACGGATCGTTGTCCGGGCATTTAACCATACGTTTGTTCCGTCTGGCAAGGTTACGTTGGTACGCTGACCTGCAGGAACAGACACAATACTCATGGCCAATTCCTTACTATCTCCTATGTACTGCCGGTAAATATAATTAAGCGAGAGAGTAATCAACGCGATGGCTGCCACTCTTAACCACTCCGATTTCAGGATTGTTTTCAGAATGTTATGTTGAGGTTTAGATGCAATCCGCCTCTTGTCTTGCAACAAAATGGCATTAAACAACTTATGTTCCTTCAAAAAAATACGTTTATTTTCGGCCGAAGCTTCTATCCATTCCTTAATCTCCATGCCTTCCTCAATGGTAACATTTCCTTCAAAGAATCTATATAATTTTTCCCTGTCCATACGTGTGCATTATTTGCTTTATGTATGTATAGCACTTGAACGGTGAATGTTCCTAGTTTAATTGAAAAAAAAATAGAAAAATGGTAAATAGTCCTTCAAATAGACATGCAGGATTTTAAGCGCTTTACTAATATGATAGTCCACTCCCTTGTATGAGATATTCATTTCCATGGCAATCTCCTTATAGGATTTATTTTCGTAGCGGTTTAATATAAAAATAGCACGTGTACGCTCGGGCATTTGATTAAGTGCTTCTTGAATAAGGTTTTGTATTTCAATTGTAAACAGTTCATTTGGTTCACATGCTTCTAAGGTTGCTATACGGGTACTTAGCTCCCAATCCTGATATTGCCTGATACTTTCAGAAAATCCCTCACGTATATGCAGATGTCGCAAATGATTTAGACATTTGTTTTTAATCATAGTAAGTATATAGGCCGGAATGTTAGATTCGTTGTCGATTGAATTTCTGTTTTCCCAATAGTACATTAATGCATCAACTGCAATATCTTCTGCAACTGCTTCGTCTCTTACATAAACATTGGCAAAGCGTACAAAACGGTCGTAATATTCGTTGTAAAGCTTATTGAAAGAGTTTATGTTATCGGTAGATATCATTTTTGCGTTTTGTCATATATATTCCACAAAAATAAGCTTATTATTTTGGATTTAATGGATCAACCCGAAAAGTTGGGGGCTATGCATAAATATTGGTTAATCTAAAAAGAAAATAGGAAATATTCTTTACCCCTCTCAGGCATGCCCTGAAACTTTTTATTTTAGCGTTGAAAGATTCAGCAGAAGCATTTGTCGACCGATTGTCAAAGTAATTGATGATTGTTTGATAGTGTGCCGAGATTGATCTTTTTACAGTGTTGAACTGTTTAAACCCCGCTTGTTCAATCTGTTCATACCAGTGTGCCAGACGAGTAAACGCAACTACTTTTTCTTTCACGGTATGATAGATATGTCTGAGCTGCATGGTCAGGTTGTAAGATCTTTCCAGGGAAGGATACCAATGAAAAAGGACTTCAGCTCTGGCCCTTTGATTCGGAGTCCATTTATTCTCTGTTTTAAATAGCAGGTAGCGGCTTCTTGCCAAAAGTTGTTTACGGGTTTCACCGTTTTTCAGAATTTCAGGAGAATACTTTCTTCCGGCTTCTTTAGCTAACTCCATCTCTTTACTTTCCTGTTCGATTGCCTCCCAGCGATGTACCACACGGATGTCCTGCAATGCTTCAGTGGCTAGCTTTTGTACATGAAAACGGTCGGTAACAAGAGTTGCTTTGGGAAACGCCCGCCGAACGATCATCTCCATATTGGCGGCCATATCGATTGTAACTTCTTTGACTTTTAGTCGTTTAGAATGATTGATTCTGTTTAAAACGTCAAGAACATCAGAGGCCATGGTCCCTTTTACGATAGCGACGATACTTCCTTTTTTACCTTTGGCTTGCTTATTGGTGAGAATCGTATAAAGTTCATCATAAGTCAGAGCCGTTTCATCCAGACTCAGATGGGAGCCAATGTTTTCGGGGAAAAGAACCCATTTGTCTGCGTGTTCCCGTTGGTCCCACTCATAGAAGTCAGATAAGAAGAGCCGGTATTGTTCTTCCAATTGCTTCCCGTCTACACCATAAAATTCACCAACAGTACGACAGCTAACAGGATGAGTATCTATGTAATTCTTTTAAAAAAGACGCAAATTCTTGCGTCAAACGAGTTCCTTTAGCTACCATATCCCAATTCCTGCAGACAATATCCCCTGTGCTATGATTGGTCCACCTTCTACGCCTTACCTGCAGAATCACCACTTTCCCTCGTAGGGGATAGTCTTGTATGGCTACACTGGGATAAAATCCTTTTGATTCAAGTTTATCTTCTTTATATTCCTCAGGAATAATATTGAGTTCTTCCAGATGAATGGTAATGGTCGAACTTGTCTTTTCTGCAAATACTACTTCAAAGTATTTTAATACGCCTTCCGGCAATAGCAATTCATAGCCTGTTTCCATAGCTGCAAATGTAGCTCCTTTTCTATTACCCCCCAACTTTTCGGCTTGATCCGATTTAATAGCATAGGCTCTTTTTTGGGATCAACGACAAAAGTTGGGTCAAAAATTAAAAAGGTATATCTTTGTCTTCATAAATACGATCGCATGGACAAGGATATCAACCAATCATTATTAGAGTTAATATTACCAGAAGGAATACTTGAATATTTTGACATAGTAGGCTTTGATAAAGGGAATAGTGGAAAGTATGTTTATGACAAAACACTGACCATTTATCTGGAAGAGAAAAACCAAATTCCGAAGGAATACAAAAATTATAAATTCAAGGCAAGTGGTTTTATGGATCCACGTCTGATAAATGATTATCCTATACGGAATATGTTGGTTACTTTAAGTGTGAAAAGACGGCGATGGGATGTTGAAATAGAAGGCGAAGTTAAAAAGATAAGCAGGGATTGGAATGTAGTTGCACAGGGTACTCGCATGAGCGCAGAGTATGCTTCTTTTTTAAAAGAAATTAGTCGATACTAACGCAATCAGTTGTCAAAGCATTGAAATCTATCTGGGAGTTAACGGGCGTAACTTTCAGCGACAATATAAAGAAAAGCTAAGTGATTTTCGCCATTGGAGACAAGGTCCACATGCGGAAAAATACATCGTTTACCCCAAAAATCTAGGACCTTACCTGACCATTGATGAAACATCCCTCTCGAACGGTGAGCTTTATACCATCATCACCAATAAAGCCAGAAAAGGCCAGAAAGGTTCTATTGTTGGTATATTTGAAGGAACCGAATCCAATGAAATCATAAGACTTATACTTAAGCATTATTCAGAACAACAACGCAAAATAGTCCGTGAAGTCACTCTAGATATGGCTGCCAATATGAACCTGATTGTCAAAAGTTGCTTTCCCCGGGCTAAACGGGTAACGGACCGTTTTCATGTACAGAAGCTGGCTTATGAAGCCGTACAGGACCTCCGGATTAAGCATCGGTGGGAAACTCTGGACGCGGAAAATACAGCTTACAAAAAAGCCAAAGAAAAGGGTATTGAATATCAACCAGAGGTATTAGCAAATGGAGATACCCGAAAACAGTTGCTGGCCAGAAGTCGGTATCTGCTATTTAAACCAGAAGAAAAATGGACCCTTTCGCAATGGCATAGAGCACATATATTATTTGAACTTTATCCTGATATTAAAAAAGGCTACGAGCTATCTTATAGTCTTTACAAAATCTATAACCGTCAAATATCGCCTGATGTGGCCAGAGCAAAACTGGCTCAATGGTTCAGCCAGGTAGAAGAAGCGGGATTTAATGCATTCTCTACAGTTAGAAAAACTTTTGAGACACATCACAATACCATTATAAACTACTTTAACAGCAGAAGCACAAACGCAGCTGCTGAATCGTTTAATGCAAAGATAAAAGAGTTCAGAAGACAGTTTAGAGGGGTAACAGACATTAAATTTTTTCTCTACAGATTATGCAAAATTTATGCTTAGACCCAGAATTTGTTCTTGATCCCCAAAGAGTGGGGGTAAAGTGAAGGTAGGAAATAAAAAAAGAGGAACCCAATTGGATTCCTCTTTAGAGAGCGGAAGACGGGACTCAAACCCGCGACCCTCAGCTTGGAAGGCTAATGCTCTATCAACTGAGCTACTTCCGCAAGTAGTGTGTGGGCAGTGATGGATTCGAACCACCGAAGACGAAGTCAGCTGAGTTACAGTCAGCCCCATTTGGCCACTCTGGTAACTGCCCCCATTATTTTCTATTGCGATGCAAAGGTACGATTAATTTTGTAACTTGCAAGCAAAATCAATCATTTTTATTGCAGTAATTGCAGCTTCATCTCCCTTGTTACCATACTTTCCACCTGCACGGTCCTCCGACTGTTCCATCGTGTCGGTAGTTAACAAACCGAATATGAAAGGAATATCATACATTAAGTTCAATTCTGTTATACCTTGTGTAACGCCCGAACAAACGTAATCAAAATGAGGTGTGTCGCCTTTAACAACACATCCAAGGATAATAATTGCATTTAATTCTTTACTTTCGGCAAGTCTTTTAGCGCCAAAGGTTAATTCGAAGCTTCCTGGTACGCGTCTTGTAATGATGTTTTCAGGTTTAACGCCATGTTTTTCTAACGTGTTGATCGCTCCTATCAGTAACTTTTCGGTGATGTTGGTGTTCCATTCAGACACTACGATACCAATAGTCATATCCGATGCATCGGGTATGCTGTCGAAATCGTAAGCAGATAAATTTTGATAAGCTGTAGCCATTAGTTTTTTATTAAAATAAGAGGATGCCCTGTAAGAGACATCCTCCGTATTGTTATTTGCGTAAATTCAAATTATTTTGCTGATGAAGCACGAACAATGTATTTGTCAATATCTGAAGCTTCAAGAGAATTGAAATATTTTTCTTTAATCGTAGTGTAAGCTTTTACTGCATCTTCGTTTTGTTTCAAGCTTTCGTATGCCAAACCTGCTTTCTTTAGATAAACAGGACTTACAACTTCATTGTCTGCTTGGCTTGCTGCTTTTTCGAAATAGCTAATACCCTCTTCTACTTTTCCGGCATTTACCAGACAGTCGCCAATTAATCCTGTTACAGAAGGAGCAATCATCTTGTCGCTTCCGTCATATGATTTTAAAAGGTCTAACGCTTTTTTGCTATCACCCATTTTAAAGTAACAAATACCAGCATATGCTTTTGAAAGATTAGCGGCGTCGGTTCCGCTGTAATCATCAATTATTGCTTCAAAACCCAAATAATCGGCTCCGTTTCCATTCAAAGCAAGGGCGAAAGAATCTTGTGCAAAATATTGCTCGCCTTTAAACATGGCGGCATTTGCTTTCTTTTCCTGAGGAACAAGATAACCGTATTTGAATCCAATGAATGCGCCAACAACAACTGCTATTGCTACAACGCCGTAAACAATCTTCTTTGTATTCTTTTCAATAAATTCTTCAGTCCGCGAAACGATTACTCCGATTTCCGCTTCAGTGTGGGTGCCATTTCCGTTAGTAGCCATAATATTTTATCGTTATTTATTAGTTTGCCTAATTGTGTCAAATACTTTATTCAAAGCGCAAAAGTAAATTTTTTAAATGAAATAAGCTATACTTATTCTATATTTTTTTAAAGATTAGAAGAAATGAGCATTTGCTGACATCCCTTTTTATTTTAACTTTGTACATCAAAATAAGCAACAGATGATACTTAAGAAGCTTTCTATCCTAAATTATAAGAATATCCGCCAGGCAGAGGTTGCTTTTTCACCCAAAATGAACTGTTTCTTTGGAAATAACGGGATGGGTAAAACAAACTTACTTGATGTTATTTATTACCTGTCGTTCTGTAAAAGTTATCTTAATACCCCGGAAAGTCTGCTTATCAATAACGATGAAGAACTTTGTGTATTGCAGGGGGCTTATTTTTATGAAGGAAGAGACGAAGAGATTTTTTGTTCTATCCGCCGTAAACAACGAAAACAGTTTAAACGCAATAAAAAAGAATACGAAAAATTATCGGATCATATTGGATTGCTTCCTTTGGTTATGGTATCGCCGGCAGATTCGGAATTGATACAGGGCGGGAGCGAAGAGCGTCGCCGGTTTTTGGATCTGATTATTTCGCAGCATGATAAATCTTATCTTCATGCGCTGATTCAGTACAATAAGGCTTTGATGCAGCGCAATATATTATTAAAGAATCAGGAGACGGACTATTCTTTATATGAGGTACTCGAAATGCAGCTGGGTATGTATGGAGAAAAGGTATATGCCTGCAGGCAAACGCTTGTAGAGGAGTTGATACCTTTGTTTAATAGTTACAATCAGACTATCTGTTGTTCTGCCGAAACAGTCGGACTGTCTTACGTATCTCAAACAGCTGGCAACGATTTACCGGAAATGTTGCAGAGGGTACGCGAACGTGACCGTATAATTGGATATACATCGGTTGGTATTCATAAAGACGATCTTGAAATGACTCTAAGCAACCAGCTGATTCGCCGTGTTGGCTCGCAGGGGCAAAACAAAACGTTTCTGATTGCCTTAAAACTAGCTCAGTTTGCTTTATTGGCCCGCAAAGGTCATACACTGCCGGTTTTGTTGCTGGATGATATTTTTGATAAACTGGACGCAACACGTGTGGAGCAAATTATTAAGCTTGTATCCGGCGACGGTTTCGGACAGATTTTTATTACTGATACAAACAGAAAGTATCTTGATGAAATTTTGGCTGCTATGGATCATGCTTATTGCTTGTTTAAAGTTGAAAAAGGAGAAGTATACCCGTTAGAAGAAGATGAAACGAAATAATAGTCAGAAGTTAGGCGATCTGCTTCGGGATTTCTTTGAGGAAAATTCCGAGTTGTACGACAAGATGATGGAAATTCGCATTCAACGCTCCTGGAAAGAAGTGCTTGGCCCTATGGTTATGCAGTATACCCGGACGGTCTATGTAAGAGACAAGGTGCTATATGTATATCTGACTTCCTCCGTACTGCGCAGCGAACTTATCCTGTGTCGCGAAAAACTGATAAAGAGTCTTAATGAGTACGCAGGCTCTTCAGTTATTAAAGATATTGTGATTCGCTGAATTAATTTCATGACGGATAACTTCCGATTCGGTAATTATCATATCCATTGGGATATCAAAGTGCTCAACAGGAACTTCTTCGATAAGTTGAAACCCGTAACAAATTCCTATTTTATACGCTTCGGTGTGTTTTAAAAGCCGGTCGTAATACCCTTTTCCTCTACCCATCCGGTTTCTGTTTCTGTCAAATGCTACTCCCGGAACAATGATTAAGGATATATCCGGATCGCCGTTATTGTTGGTCGGAATAGGTTCCAAAATGCCAAAAACTCCCGCTTTAACAGATTCCGGACCCGAATAAAGCCGAAGAGTAAGATTGTCTCCGTCAATAACAGGCAGGTAGATCTGTTTTTCTTTATACCATTTGTTGATAAAATCGGAGGTCTGTACTTCGCCGGCAATAGCATGATACAATGCAACTGATGAAGCATTCCTGAATTCGTCCGTTTCTTCAACCTTGGAAAGTATCTGCCGAGACATGGTTTTTAGCCATTCCTTATCATGCAGTTTTTTCTGAAAAGCAATATCTTTCCTTATTTGTATTTTTATTCCTTTTATGTACATATTCCAATAGTTTTACAAAAGCGTAAAGGAGAGGAACAACCCTCTCCTTTACATCATATGTTATAATAACAAGTAATCCTTTTTAATGTTTAGCTTCCTTCGAAGGTAACGGAAAGGCTTTCTTTTCATGTATTACCTTAATCGCCTTCAGCAAGGTTACATCATCCTTTAGGAAGATGGGGTAAAAACCTTCGTCATTAAAGAAGTTGCGAATGATATAAGAATGCAACTGATTTTCAATAAGCTTAGAAGATATGCTGATCAATGTTACCCGCTTGCGAATGCCTTTTGTTACTGCATAGTTTGTAAACTTATCCAATAAAGGTTGTTTCTTCAGATAGCTGTATAATTCCTGATAAGTCTTGAACGACGAAAGTTTTGCACGATTCTGGTCTGAATATTCCAACGTGAACAGGTTTAAAACGCCAGTGTTTACAACATTACTGAAATAAGAAGTAACTCCGGTTGTGTCGCGCGGAATAAAGATGTCCGGCATGATACCACCACCTCCATATACCGTTCTGCCTTGTGTAGTCTGGTACTTTAAAGAGTTATCAATCTTTATGCTGTCTTGCGAATCAAATTCTCCATGCATAAAACGATTATAGAGATCCTGATCGTATTCGTCTGTTTTACCCAGTTCGTAATCTTTCTGGATACATCTGCCCGAAGGTGTATAATAGCGGGCAATAGTTAATCGTAAGGCTGATCCGTCGCTCAACGGTATTTGAGATTGAACAAGACCTTTGCCATATGTACGGCGACCGACTATCATTCCTCTGTCATTGTCTTGGATCGCTCCTGCAAATATTTCGCTGGCCGAACCAGAGAACTCATCTGTAAGGACTACGATGGGGGCATCCTGACAAGTTCCTGTTCCGTTGGCATACACGTCATTTCGTGGAAATGCCTTACCTTCAGTGTATACAATAAGTCTGCCATTTGGCATAAATTCATTTATCATATTTATTGCAGCATCCATATATCCTCCGGTGTTTCCACGCAAATCGATAATAAAGCTTTTACAGTTTTCCTGTTTTAGTTTTGCAATAGCTGTTATAAACTCGTTATAGGTTGTACGGGCAAATTTATTAACTTTAATATAGCCAATACCTTCGCTTACCACATAGGAAACATCAACCGAGTTAACAGGAACATCTCCACGTGTTACATCAAAATAGAGTAAATCCCTGGAAGAGCTTCTTTTTATACCCAGCTTCACTTTACTATTTTTAGCTCCGCGTAAAGTTTTCATAATCTTACCCTGACTACTGTTGTTTCCGGCAAATATGGAATCATTAATGGTAATGATTCGGTCGCCTGCA is from uncultured Macellibacteroides sp. and encodes:
- a CDS encoding FecR family protein, with protein sequence MDREKLYRFFEGNVTIEEGMEIKEWIEASAENKRIFLKEHKLFNAILLQDKRRIASKPQHNILKTILKSEWLRVAAIALITLSLNYIYRQYIGDSKELAMSIVSVPAGQRTNVTLPDGTNVWLNARTTIRYPEKFSTHNRTIELEGEGYFDVVKDERRPFIVKTDKYDIEVLGTKFDVEAYPDEEKFETTLMQGSVKLTSQAFPSHHVTLKPEHKASLKNGRLEVSKVVNYKPYRWKEGLISFKDESFLTIMKDLEKYYGFKIIINNQNLLKYSYTGSFRQTDGVDYALHVLQNDISFSYQKNNETQIISIN
- a CDS encoding RNA polymerase sigma-70 factor yields the protein MISTDNINSFNKLYNEYYDRFVRFANVYVRDEAVAEDIAVDALMYYWENRNSIDNESNIPAYILTMIKNKCLNHLRHLHIREGFSESIRQYQDWELSTRIATLEACEPNELFTIEIQNLIQEALNQMPERTRAIFILNRYENKSYKEIAMEMNISYKGVDYHISKALKILHVYLKDYLPFFYFFFN
- a CDS encoding transposase — its product is MEEQYRLFLSDFYEWDQREHADKWVLFPENIGSHLSLDETALTYDELYTILTNKQAKGKKGSIVAIVKGTMASDVLDVLNRINHSKRLKVKEVTIDMAANMEMIVRRAFPKATLVTDRFHVQKLATEALQDIRVVHRWEAIEQESKEMELAKEAGRKYSPEILKNGETRKQLLARSRYLLFKTENKWTPNQRARAEVLFHWYPSLERSYNLTMQLRHIYHTVKEKVVAFTRLAHWYEQIEQAGFKQFNTVKRSISAHYQTIINYFDNRSTNASAESFNAKIKSFRACLRGVKNISYFLFRLTNIYA
- a CDS encoding transposase, whose translation is MDETSLSNGELYTIITNKARKGQKGSIVGIFEGTESNEIIRLILKHYSEQQRKIVREVTLDMAANMNLIVKSCFPRAKRVTDRFHVQKLAYEAVQDLRIKHRWETLDAENTAYKKAKEKGIEYQPEVLANGDTRKQLLARSRYLLFKPEEKWTLSQWHRAHILFELYPDIKKGYELSYSLYKIYNRQISPDVARAKLAQWFSQVEEAGFNAFSTVRKTFETHHNTIINYFNSRSTNAAAESFNAKIKEFRRQFRGVTDIKFFLYRLCKIYA
- the ribH gene encoding 6,7-dimethyl-8-ribityllumazine synthase — encoded protein: MATAYQNLSAYDFDSIPDASDMTIGIVVSEWNTNITEKLLIGAINTLEKHGVKPENIITRRVPGSFELTFGAKRLAESKELNAIIILGCVVKGDTPHFDYVCSGVTQGITELNLMYDIPFIFGLLTTDTMEQSEDRAGGKYGNKGDEAAITAIKMIDFACKLQN
- a CDS encoding tetratricopeptide repeat protein translates to MATNGNGTHTEAEIGVIVSRTEEFIEKNTKKIVYGVVAIAVVVGAFIGFKYGYLVPQEKKANAAMFKGEQYFAQDSFALALNGNGADYLGFEAIIDDYSGTDAANLSKAYAGICYFKMGDSKKALDLLKSYDGSDKMIAPSVTGLIGDCLVNAGKVEEGISYFEKAASQADNEVVSPVYLKKAGLAYESLKQNEDAVKAYTTIKEKYFNSLEASDIDKYIVRASSAK
- the recF gene encoding DNA replication and repair protein RecF (All proteins in this family for which functions are known are DNA-binding proteins that assist the filamentation of RecA onto DNA for the initiation of recombination or recombinational repair.), coding for MILKKLSILNYKNIRQAEVAFSPKMNCFFGNNGMGKTNLLDVIYYLSFCKSYLNTPESLLINNDEELCVLQGAYFYEGRDEEIFCSIRRKQRKQFKRNKKEYEKLSDHIGLLPLVMVSPADSELIQGGSEERRRFLDLIISQHDKSYLHALIQYNKALMQRNILLKNQETDYSLYEVLEMQLGMYGEKVYACRQTLVEELIPLFNSYNQTICCSAETVGLSYVSQTAGNDLPEMLQRVRERDRIIGYTSVGIHKDDLEMTLSNQLIRRVGSQGQNKTFLIALKLAQFALLARKGHTLPVLLLDDIFDKLDATRVEQIIKLVSGDGFGQIFITDTNRKYLDEILAAMDHAYCLFKVEKGEVYPLEEDETK
- a CDS encoding DUF721 domain-containing protein, which gives rise to MKRNNSQKLGDLLRDFFEENSELYDKMMEIRIQRSWKEVLGPMVMQYTRTVYVRDKVLYVYLTSSVLRSELILCREKLIKSLNEYAGSSVIKDIVIR
- a CDS encoding 5-formyltetrahydrofolate cyclo-ligase produces the protein MYIKGIKIQIRKDIAFQKKLHDKEWLKTMSRQILSKVEETDEFRNASSVALYHAIAGEVQTSDFINKWYKEKQIYLPVIDGDNLTLRLYSGPESVKAGVFGILEPIPTNNNGDPDISLIIVPGVAFDRNRNRMGRGKGYYDRLLKHTEAYKIGICYGFQLIEEVPVEHFDIPMDMIITESEVIRHEINSANHNIFNN
- a CDS encoding S41 family peptidase, producing the protein MDKNKRIAIWLPVIIAASIALGIYIGNHYVSISSGKFRNYASGNKINAILDIIDEQYVDTVNMAQLVEGAIPKIFSELDPHSGYIPAADAEMVNEELEGSFSGIGVSFNLQTDTILIISVIPGGPSEKAGILAGDRIITINDSIFAGNNSSQGKIMKTLRGAKNSKVKLGIKRSSSRDLLYFDVTRGDVPVNSVDVSYVVSEGIGYIKVNKFARTTYNEFITAIAKLKQENCKSFIIDLRGNTGGYMDAAINMINEFMPNGRLIVYTEGKAFPRNDVYANGTGTCQDAPIVVLTDEFSGSASEIFAGAIQDNDRGMIVGRRTYGKGLVQSQIPLSDGSALRLTIARYYTPSGRCIQKDYELGKTDEYDQDLYNRFMHGEFDSQDSIKIDNSLKYQTTQGRTVYGGGGIMPDIFIPRDTTGVTSYFSNVVNTGVLNLFTLEYSDQNRAKLSSFKTYQELYSYLKKQPLLDKFTNYAVTKGIRKRVTLISISSKLIENQLHSYIIRNFFNDEGFYPIFLKDDVTLLKAIKVIHEKKAFPLPSKEAKH